The DNA region CCGACGATGAAGCCGAGCGTCATGCGGGGACTCCTTCGACAAGGGCGCCGGCGTCGCCTATCCGGGAGTTCGAACGCCAACTAGCGCGCCAGGCCCGCAGGCCCATGACGGCCATCAGCAGGAACGCCCCGTAGAGAATGGCCGTTAGGTACAGGTCTTTGTAGAGGTACAGCGGGACGTAGATCACGTCGACGATGATCCAGCCTACCCAGCTTTCGAGGCGTTTGCGGTTGAGCAGCCACTGCGACGCCAGGCTGATGGAGGTGGTCAGCGCGTCCCAGAACGACGCAGAGCCCCCGACCGTGTGCAGCGCCTGCCACAGCCCGAGGGTACACCCGAAGATAAAAGTCGCGATCAGCGCCAGTTCACGGGGCGGGGCCCGGGTGACCTGTAGCGGCGCCCGCCCCTTGCCGCCGTGCAGCCACAAGTACCAACCGGCCAGCCCGAGCCCGAAGTAGACCACCTGCAAGCCGGCGTCGGCAAACAAACGCGACTGATAAAAGACGACGCAGAACGTGGCGACGTTCAAGAGCCCCAGCGGGAAGTTCCAGATGTTCTGCTTAACGGTCAGCCAGACACACAACGCGCCGGTGATAAACGAAGCCGACTCCAGCCAGCTCGAGAGCCCCAGGACAGCCATCGCCGTGGCCAGCACACACACGACGGCGATCAGCCAGAGGGTGGTCGGGGAATCGTTGGGCTGCTTCATCGCGGTGTTGGTGCGGTGACCGGCGTGTGGGGCTGCACTTAGAGCGAGGCAGAAGTGGGGGCAGACACAGCGAACGGCGAGTCCGAAAGATGCTAGAAACCCTGCCTCGATTTCATTCGCCACGGCGATGGAAATCGGAAGCCGTGGAACCTATCGGCTCATTAAGGCAAGTCGATCACCATCGAGCGAGGGCCTCGCCCATCCGGGACTGCGAACACCTTCAACGCCGCGTCAGCTTTTTTGCGTTGATGCCTGATGACGAGAAACTTGGGGTGGTTGTAAATGTCGACGCTACCCCAATATCCAAGCCGTCCCGATGCTGGCAGCTCGAGGGTTGCAATGCCCGCTCCGTCGATCTCTAGCGGGCGAAAGTTGGACTCCGCGCTGTCGGCGTACTGCGGCGTCACCAGGCTCGCCTCGTCTTCGGTCCAGCAGTACTCGTAGGAGAGGTCGTCCTCCGCAAACTGCTCGTGCTGCACGACCGAAACCGTCAGCGCAAAATGCCCGTCAAATACCGCGACCCCGGGGCTGAATAGCAGCACAGAAACTAAGACGACGGTGACTAAGATCACGATCCAGGATCCGCGGCTGATTTGATTGGGTCGCATAGGAGCAATCGTAGCGGAGTCTTGTATCGACGGCGACGACTCCGAACCGTAACGTGCGGTCCGCAAAGGCTGGGAGCTTCCGGAACGGATGCGTCTACGTCTGCCATAAACGGCGGGTGGCTGGGGTCGGAGGCGTTAGCCGCAGCCCCAGCGGCGGCCGCTTCACTGGCTCAAACTCGATGGCGACCGGCTGGGGGCTGCGCTTCGCTGCGATCCCAGGCGCCCGGCTATGTCTCGTCGTCTCGCATGCTCTCGAGTTCGCCGCACCAGAAACCGTCCTCCTGAAGAGCGAGCGGATCGATCTGGCTGAGTTCATTGCGCAGCCAAGCCTGCAAGTCGGTTGCTATGTGACCGTCCAGGTACGCGTCTTCGCCGTTCTGCTGCTGGGTTTCCCTTACCACATGTCGAAACGCCAGCAATGATTCGGCGAGGTGGATCACAGACGAGTTCATCACGACTCGGCGGAAGTCGCAATCGTGGTTCAGATAGACAATTTGCCCGCCGGCTGATTCATCGATACACAGGGGGTCACCAGAGCCGTTGGAACCAATGACCCGATAGCGATCGAACGCGGGTGGGAGTTTCCAAAGGTCGGCGGCGGTCTGGACTATGCCATTATTTGGGCCCGCGAAGTCGAGGAACGGCGCAGCGGAATCAGGAAGTCCAGCGGCTGCGAGAAACACCCGGTGTTCTTCTGGTACGGCAACATCTACGAGCGAGTCCGCGGGATAGGACACGAGCGACTCGTCGTCGTCATCGCACCAGCGATTGCGGAAATCAGTTGGACTGATCGTCATAGTGGCTTGGCAATGAATCGGACACGGTCTTGGCGGCCTGTGACGGTCCTGGCCTGACCGTGCCAATGCGTTATCCCGCTCGGCGATCGCGGTCAATTGATGTGATCTGCGGCCATATGGCGACGAGCTACGGGCGTGCGTCGTTTACAGACTCAGTATACAGTCCCGGCAGGGCCCGGTTCGGTGGCGCGTTGGGGCGGTGTGTACGGGTCGAGCCGGCACCGCTTTCCGCGGCCGCGACAGGCACAGCCTGACCTACTTTTCTGTCCGTTTCTTTGTCGCAAATAGCCAGCGGCGCCGAGACAATGCGGGGTCGTGAGCGCTGGCAGAACGCCGCGGGCCGCCGGTCCGCCCGCTGATGCTGCGCCTGGGGCGCCCCGCGGCCGTGGGGGCGCGAATTCTGTCCAGGAGGTGTCCGATTGGACGGTGTTTTGTCTGCTGCGGCGCGTCCACCGGGGGCGCGGCGGGGGGCCCCAGGGCCGGGCCCCGGGCGTAGGCCCTGCAAACGCAGGGTCGCGCCCGGAGCGGGGGTGGGTTTTGTCCGATTTTCGGCGCCGGGGGCGCCGGACAAAAGGACAAAAGTCGCCGCCCCGCTCCGACACGCCCCGCTCTGTCGCACGGGGCTACTGGAAGTCGCTGCCGCCGCTGTAGCCGCCGAACTCTTCGTACGGCTTGGCCGAGGCGTTGGAGAAGCGGGTGAAGTCGTGCAGCCAGGTCAGCTTCACGTCCCCCACCGGGCCGTTGCGTTGCTTGCGGATCAGCAGGTCGGCCTCGCCGCGGACGCGGTCGCGGTCTTCTTCGTTGGTTTGGTAGTACTCGTCGCGGTGGACGAACATCACCACGTCTGCGTCCTGCTCAATGGCGCCCGACTCGCGCAGGTGGCTGAGCTGGGGCTTGTTGTCGCGGGTCGACTCCACCTGGCGGTTGAGCTGCGCCAGGCAGAGCACCGGCACGTTCAGCTCGCGGGCCATCCCCTTGAGGCGGCGGGCGATCTTGGCCACCTGCTCCTGCCGGGGGTCGCGGGAGTTGTCGGGCTCCACGAGTTGGAGGTAGTCGATCGCCACCAGCGCCAGCCCGTGACGACGCTTGAGGCGCCGCGCGGCCGCGGCGATTTCGGTCATCGTGCGGCTGGGGGCGTCGTCGATGTACAGCGGGGCGGCGCTGACAACGCTGGCGGTCTGCACCAGCTTCTTGCTTTCTTCGATCGAGACCTGCCCGTTCCGCACCCGCCGGCTGTTGACCTGGGCCCGCGAGCAGAGGAGCCGGTCCCCCAGTTCCAGCGCAGACATTTCGAGGCTGACGAACAACGCGGGCTGGCCGAGGTCGATCGCGATGTGCTCGACGATATTCATCGCCAGGGCCGTCTTCCCCATACTGGGGCGGGCCGCCAGGATCACCAGCTCCGAGCCGTGCAGCCCGCCGGTGAGGTCGTCGTAGTCGTCGAAGCCGGTCTCCAGTCCCCCCGAGGCGTGCTCGTTCTGCATCCGGGCGTCGAGCCGGTTGAGCGACTCCTTGAGCACGTCGCTGATCGGCTTGACCTGGCTTTTGCCCTTGGAGTCGAGGATGGAGAAGATCTTCTCCTCCGCCGAGGCGAGCATGTGCCGCGCCTCGACGGCGGGCTCGTAGGAGTCTTTGAGGATGTCTGCGCTGGCGTGGATCAGGGCGCGGAGGGTCGCCTTCTCGCGGACGATCTGGGCGTAGTACTCCGCGTGCGCCGCGGTGGCGACCGACTCGGCCAGCTCGGCGAACCCGGCGGCGCCGCCGATGGACTCGAACTCGCCGGCGTCGCGCAGCTTCTGCACCAGCAGCATCGGGTCGATCTGCTTGCCCGCCTCGTGCATGGCGAGCATGTGGCGGAAGACGCGTGCGTGGGCGTCGTCGTAGAAGTCGTCGGCCCGCAGGATCAGCGCGACCTCATCGCACGCCTCGGGGAGCAGCAGCAGGCTGCCCAGCACGGCGCGTTCCGCCTCCATGCTGTGGGGCAACGAGCGGTTGAGGAGGTCCTCAATCGGCTGCTTGCCGTGGGGCTTGCGGCCCCCGTTGGAATCGTCGCGGGGCTTGCCTTGATCGGGACCGTCCATGCGCGTTCACTCCGTTGCTGCGTGGGATCGAAGCGTGGGGCAGAGAGGCGGGCGCCAACGCCCGCGAGAGAGATTGCAAGCTACGCCGGCCGGCGGCGCGACGCTATCCCGACCTGTCGGGGGGGCCGGCGGGTCGCAATCCGCGCGACGCACGGCGTTGGGCGCGCCCAAACGAACCCGGGGGCCCAAACGAACCCGGGGGCCCAAACGAACCCGGGGGCCCAAACGAACCCGGGGGCGAGGACGCCCCGGCTCGCACGCTACGGGTGCGAGCCGGGGCGTCCCCGCCCCCGGCGTACTTGTGTGCTAGGACCTGGCTCAGTCGCTGCCGGCCGCGGGAACGACCCAGACCTTGACCTCGCCCTCGACCTCGCTGGAGAAGCGGATCTTGACGGTGTAGAGGCCGAGCTCCCGCAGGGGGCCTTCCAGACGGACCTGGTCGGCCGCGAGGACAAAGCCGTTCTTCTTGAGCGCGGCCACGATCTCCGGGGCGCCGACGCTGCCGTACAGGTGGCCGTCCTCGGTGGCGTTGGCCTCGATGGTGACGCTCTGACGCGCCAGCTCGGTGGCCTGGGCCTTGAGCTTGGCGTGGCGGAGCCGCTCCAGGTCTTGCAGCTTGGCCTTGTGCTTCTCGACCATCCGTTTGTGGTGGTCGCTGGCGACGGTCGCGAGGCCCTGCGGGATCAGGTAGTTGCGGGCGTAGCCGCTGCGGACCTCGACCACGTCTCCCTGGTGACCGAGGTATTCGACCGACTGAATGAGCAGCAGTTGGACCCCGCCCTGCGGGCCGATCGGCAGCGGCGTCAGCCGGCTGGTTTCCCGCTTGATCCTCTTCTGCTTCCTCTGCTTCATCTTCATGGCAAACGCACCGGCTTGAGCGGTCGGGTGGTAGTTGATTCGTTGCTAGAAAGGGATTTCGGTGCTGCCGGAGTAGCTCTCGGACTCGTCGTAGTCGGCGGGGCCGCTGTACTCGTCGTCGTTGCGACGGCTGCCGCCGCCGCCCGCTCCGCCACCGCCGGCGCCGGGCTTGCCGCCCAGCATCTGCATGCGTTCGCAGATGACGCGGAGCTTGGAGCGCTTCTGGCCGTCCTTCTCCCACTGGTCGAGCTTCAGGCGTCCCTCAACCAGCACCGGCGCCCCCTTGTTGAGGTACTGGTTGACGATCTCGGCGGTGCGGCCCCAGAAGGTGACGTCGACAAAAGTGGTCTCGTCCACCCAGTCGTTGCCACGCTTCACGCGGTCGTTAACGGCGATCGCCTGGTCCATGACGGCGGTGCCGCTGGGGATATGCCGCAGCTCGCAGTCGCGTGTCAGGTTGCCGGCAATAATGACCCGATTGAAGTTCGCCATGCTCGCCCCCGCTGGGTGGGATTACTGTTCTTTTGTGCGCTACTGGAGGAAAGGCTAACAGGGCGTGCGGCCCGTGGCAAGCTTCCCGCCGGCGCGTGGGGTTCAGCCTTCGGCGGCGGGCGCCACGGCCTGGGCCGCCTCGCCTTCGGCCTCGGCCTCTTCTTCGGAAACGGCGCCGGTGGCGTGGGCCAAGATCGGCTCAACGAGCCGGGGGTGGATCTTCAGCACGAGCTGACGCAGGACCGAATCGTGCAGCTCGCAGGCGCGGTTGAGCGCGGTGATTTGCAGCGGGTTGATGCGGAAGTACATCAACCAGTAGGCGCCCTTGCGGTGGCCATTGATGGGGTAGGCCAGGCGGCGCTCCTCCCACAACCGGCTGACCAGCACTTCGCCCCCGAGCTCGGTCACGAGCTTCTCAACGGCCTCGGACACCGCGTCGTGGTCGCGGGCGAAGCGGTTGGCGTCGAGGATGAACAATCCTTCGTAGACGTTGGTCGTGACAGTTTCGGTGGACAAGTGGGGCTCTCCGCTGGGGCCGGGCGGCACGCGATGGGCGCCGGCCCGAGGCACGCTGGTGGTTTTAGTACGTCAAACTCTGGTCAGTTAAATCGGTTCATGGCCTGCTCGGGTCCCTCGCGGGCCCAGCACTCCACGGCGTCGGCCGCCTCCTGCAGCACAACCGCCATTTCCTCGGTCTCTTCCTTGCGGAACCTGCCGAGCACGAAGTCGGCCGCGTCCCACCCTTCGGGCGCCGGCCCGACACCTACCCGCAAGCGGGGGATATCGTCGCCGCCCATCCTCTGTATCACGTTCTCGAGCCCGCGCTGCCCGCCCGGCGATCCCTTGGGCCGCAGCCGGAGCTTTCCGACGGGCAGGTGGAAATCGTCGCAAACGATCAGCAGGTCGGCGTTGTCCGCCTTGTAAAAGGAGGCCGCCTGGGAGGCCGCCGTCCCGCTCAAGTTCATAAACGTCTGGGGCCACAACAACAGCAACCGCTCGCTGCCCAGCCCTGCCTCGCTCGCGAGGCTGGCGAACCTCACCCGGGGGGCGGGGGCCGCTAGCCGTTGGGCGAGGAGGTTTAGCACGTCGAAGCCGACGTTGTGCCGCGTCCCCTCGTATTTTCTTCCCGGGTTGCCAAGCCCCACTACGATCTTCATGTGGCCTTCATGTGGCGATCATGTGGCGATCTTCACGCGACGATCTCCGCTGGCTGGCGTCGACCGGGAAATGCGTTATTCCGCCTTGCTTTCACTGTCTGCTTCTTCTTCATCCTTTCCGATCACTTCCGGCTCGCCGGCACCCAGCACGGCCTCTTCTGGTTCGGGCTCGCCGGCCGGCTGGATGCAGTTGACCAGCACCGCGTCAGCGGGCGTAATCAGCTTGGCGCCCGCGGGCAGGTCGGTGATGTCGCCCGCATAGATCGAGCCGCCCAACTGCAGATTGGCGACGCTGGCGTGGAGCCGGTCGGGCATGTGGGCCGGGTCGACCTCGATCTCCACCATGTGGAGCTGGTGCTCGAGGATCCCCCCGTTGTTCAGGCCGGGGGCGTCTCCCTTGAGGTCGACCGGGATCTCGACGGAGACCTTTTCGTCCGCGCTGACCCGCAGGAAGTCGATGTGCAGCACGTTCTTGCGGAACGTGTCCCAAGCCAGGCTTTGCACCAACGCCTTCTGCTTCACGGCGCCCTGCAGATCGACCACCTTGGCGCCGTGACGCAGCGCCGCGGCGAACTGGGCCGTCGAAACAGAAAGGCTCACCGGGGTTTCGCCGTGCCCGTACAGGATGGCCGGCAGCCGGCCCTCGTCTCGCAGGCGGCGGTTGTGGATCTTGCCCAGCTTCGTGCGGGGCTCAACGGTCATGATTTCGGACATGGTTTCAGACAGCAACGCGGCGGTCGTAAGGCCTCTCCGGCAGACGGCCGAAATGGCCGGCCGGACGGGGCGAAAGTTGATTCGGGGCGAAGCTCGGCATTGTCCCACTTTTGGCCGCCGCCGCAAGCCCCATCGGGGCGGCGCACCGCAGGCGGGCGGGAGGCTCGAACGCCGACCGGGGCAGGCCGCCCCGGTCGGCGGCGACGGGCCTACTTGGGGGGCGTGGACGCCTCCCCTAGAATGCGGGGGATCCGATCACCACACAACACTGCCAGAGTGGGCGCCGGAGTCCGTCAACCGTCCAGGACGCGGCATCCCCTCGCCGCGTAGCTTTATGGCCTATCTGAAACTGGTCGCCGGGTGCGAGCCCGGCAAAGAGTTCGAGATCCCCGGCGTCGGCCAGGCGACCATCGGACGCAGCGGCGACTGTCACGTGGCGCTGGACGTCGCCGCCGTGAGCCGCCACCACGCCGCCGTCGTGGCCGAAGGGGGGCAGTTCTATGTCGAGGACCTCGGCAGCAGGAACGGCACGCTGCTGGACGGGCAGCCGGTGGTCGGCCGGACGCCCCTGCGGGACGGCAGCGCGATCTCGGTCTGCGATCAGGAGTTCACGTTCCACATCCATCGCACGCCGTCGCTGATGGCGTCGCCGACCCGCAACGACGAGTCCAGCCTCGCCCAACTGGTCTCCGACGACGAAGAGGAGGGCAACTCACGCGCCAGCGTGATGGGGACCATCGACCTGGGGTCGGGGTCGATCGCCTGGAACCTGTCGGCCAAGCCGGAGGTGAAGCTGGCGGCGATGGTGGAGATCTCGCACGCGCTCGCGCAGTCGATCTCGCTGTCGGAGATGCTGCCGCACCTGCTCGAGAGCCTGTTCAAGGTGTTCGTGCAGGCGGACCGCGGATTCGTGATCATGCGCCCCAACCCCGAGGCGCCGCTGACCCCCGTGGCGGCCAAGAGCCGCCGCGAGAGCCAGGAGGGGCAGATGCGGATCAGCCGCACGATCATCGAAGAGGCGATCAACAGCAAGCAGGCGATCCTCTCTGCCGACGCGGCTAGCGACGAGCGGTTCGGCATGGCGCAGAGCATCGCCGATTTTCAGATCCGCTCGATGATCTGCGCCCCGATGCTGGGGAGCGACGGCGAGCCGGTCGGGCTGATCCAGATCGACACCATGAACCAGCGCAGCCGGTTCACGCAGGACGACCTCGAGGTGCTGGCCGCGGTAGCCAGCCAGGCCGGCGTGGCCATCGACAACGCCAGCCTCCACGAGGCGGCGGCCCAGCAACGCGCGCTGGAACGCGACCTGCAGTTGGCCGCGCGGATGCAGCGGGCGCTGCTCCCCAACGGCCCCCCCCAGGCGCCGGGCTACAGCTTCTTCGCCTACTACGAGTCGGCGCGCCAGGTGGGGGGCGACTACTACGACTACATCGCGCTGCCGGGCGGCCGCCTGGCGGTGGTCGTGGGAGACGTGGCCGGCAAGGGGGTTTCCGCGGCCATCCTGATGGCCAGGATCAGCAGCGACGTGCGGTTCGCCCTGGCGACCGAGAGCGACCTGGCCAAAGCGCTGATGCTGGTGAACATGGCGTTCGCCAGCCGCGACGTCGACGACCGCTTTGTCACCATGGTGGTCGCGGTGATCGACCCGGCGACGCACGAGATGCAGCTGGTGAACGCCGGCCACATGCCCCCGCTGCTGCGGAACGCCAAGGGGAAGGTAAGCGAGATCGGCGAGTCGATCGCCGG from Pirellulimonas nuda includes:
- the pnuC gene encoding nicotinamide riboside transporter PnuC — translated: MKQPNDSPTTLWLIAVVCVLATAMAVLGLSSWLESASFITGALCVWLTVKQNIWNFPLGLLNVATFCVVFYQSRLFADAGLQVVYFGLGLAGWYLWLHGGKGRAPLQVTRAPPRELALIATFIFGCTLGLWQALHTVGGSASFWDALTTSISLASQWLLNRKRLESWVGWIIVDVIYVPLYLYKDLYLTAILYGAFLLMAVMGLRAWRASWRSNSRIGDAGALVEGVPA
- a CDS encoding SUKH-4 family immunity protein, with protein sequence MTISPTDFRNRWCDDDDESLVSYPADSLVDVAVPEEHRVFLAAAGLPDSAAPFLDFAGPNNGIVQTAADLWKLPPAFDRYRVIGSNGSGDPLCIDESAGGQIVYLNHDCDFRRVVMNSSVIHLAESLLAFRHVVRETQQQNGEDAYLDGHIATDLQAWLRNELSQIDPLALQEDGFWCGELESMRDDET
- the dnaB gene encoding replicative DNA helicase: MDGPDQGKPRDDSNGGRKPHGKQPIEDLLNRSLPHSMEAERAVLGSLLLLPEACDEVALILRADDFYDDAHARVFRHMLAMHEAGKQIDPMLLVQKLRDAGEFESIGGAAGFAELAESVATAAHAEYYAQIVREKATLRALIHASADILKDSYEPAVEARHMLASAEEKIFSILDSKGKSQVKPISDVLKESLNRLDARMQNEHASGGLETGFDDYDDLTGGLHGSELVILAARPSMGKTALAMNIVEHIAIDLGQPALFVSLEMSALELGDRLLCSRAQVNSRRVRNGQVSIEESKKLVQTASVVSAAPLYIDDAPSRTMTEIAAAARRLKRRHGLALVAIDYLQLVEPDNSRDPRQEQVAKIARRLKGMARELNVPVLCLAQLNRQVESTRDNKPQLSHLRESGAIEQDADVVMFVHRDEYYQTNEEDRDRVRGEADLLIRKQRNGPVGDVKLTWLHDFTRFSNASAKPYEEFGGYSGGSDFQ
- the rplI gene encoding 50S ribosomal protein L9; its protein translation is MKMKQRKQKRIKRETSRLTPLPIGPQGGVQLLLIQSVEYLGHQGDVVEVRSGYARNYLIPQGLATVASDHHKRMVEKHKAKLQDLERLRHAKLKAQATELARQSVTIEANATEDGHLYGSVGAPEIVAALKKNGFVLAADQVRLEGPLRELGLYTVKIRFSSEVEGEVKVWVVPAAGSD
- the ssb gene encoding single-stranded DNA-binding protein, with translation MANFNRVIIAGNLTRDCELRHIPSGTAVMDQAIAVNDRVKRGNDWVDETTFVDVTFWGRTAEIVNQYLNKGAPVLVEGRLKLDQWEKDGQKRSKLRVICERMQMLGGKPGAGGGGAGGGGSRRNDDEYSGPADYDESESYSGSTEIPF
- the rpsF gene encoding 30S ribosomal protein S6 yields the protein MSTETVTTNVYEGLFILDANRFARDHDAVSEAVEKLVTELGGEVLVSRLWEERRLAYPINGHRKGAYWLMYFRINPLQITALNRACELHDSVLRQLVLKIHPRLVEPILAHATGAVSEEEAEAEGEAAQAVAPAAEG
- the pth gene encoding aminoacyl-tRNA hydrolase, which translates into the protein MKIVVGLGNPGRKYEGTRHNVGFDVLNLLAQRLAAPAPRVRFASLASEAGLGSERLLLLWPQTFMNLSGTAASQAASFYKADNADLLIVCDDFHLPVGKLRLRPKGSPGGQRGLENVIQRMGGDDIPRLRVGVGPAPEGWDAADFVLGRFRKEETEEMAVVLQEAADAVECWAREGPEQAMNRFN
- a CDS encoding 50S ribosomal protein L25; its protein translation is MSEIMTVEPRTKLGKIHNRRLRDEGRLPAILYGHGETPVSLSVSTAQFAAALRHGAKVVDLQGAVKQKALVQSLAWDTFRKNVLHIDFLRVSADEKVSVEIPVDLKGDAPGLNNGGILEHQLHMVEIEVDPAHMPDRLHASVANLQLGGSIYAGDITDLPAGAKLITPADAVLVNCIQPAGEPEPEEAVLGAGEPEVIGKDEEEADSESKAE
- a CDS encoding SpoIIE family protein phosphatase, producing MAYLKLVAGCEPGKEFEIPGVGQATIGRSGDCHVALDVAAVSRHHAAVVAEGGQFYVEDLGSRNGTLLDGQPVVGRTPLRDGSAISVCDQEFTFHIHRTPSLMASPTRNDESSLAQLVSDDEEEGNSRASVMGTIDLGSGSIAWNLSAKPEVKLAAMVEISHALAQSISLSEMLPHLLESLFKVFVQADRGFVIMRPNPEAPLTPVAAKSRRESQEGQMRISRTIIEEAINSKQAILSADAASDERFGMAQSIADFQIRSMICAPMLGSDGEPVGLIQIDTMNQRSRFTQDDLEVLAAVASQAGVAIDNASLHEAAAQQRALERDLQLAARMQRALLPNGPPQAPGYSFFAYYESARQVGGDYYDYIALPGGRLAVVVGDVAGKGVSAAILMARISSDVRFALATESDLAKALMLVNMAFASRDVDDRFVTMVVAVIDPATHEMQLVNAGHMPPLLRNAKGKVSEIGESIAGLPLGVYDGYEYESFTHTMQPGDFVTMFTDGFSEAMNSARDLYGMERLIKVVGEGAVSLDELGSHILDDVHKFVGGHPQSDDMCLACFGRTD